A single region of the Aurantiacibacter sp. MUD11 genome encodes:
- a CDS encoding exodeoxyribonuclease III: MVSIATWNINSVRLRMPLVEQFLREESPDVLCLQEIKCQEHQFPAKAFAELGYEYQAIHGQKGYHGVATVSRLPMSEFSRHDWQDNGEARHVGVEIPDAGGLVLENVYIPAGGDVPDREANPKFGQKLDFLERMTRWSEEINRPTLLVGDFNIAPLECDVYDHKALLKVVSHTPLEVETLGKLQGAHDWVDLGRKHIPAPERNYSWWSYRTYWQGKDRGRRLDHMWASPDLAAQSRAHRIAEHTRNWEKPSDHVPLITEFDL, encoded by the coding sequence ATGGTTTCTATCGCTACCTGGAACATCAATTCCGTCCGCCTGCGCATGCCTTTGGTCGAGCAGTTCCTCCGCGAGGAATCGCCCGACGTGCTGTGCCTGCAGGAAATCAAGTGCCAGGAGCACCAGTTTCCGGCCAAGGCCTTCGCCGAACTCGGCTACGAGTACCAGGCGATCCACGGGCAGAAGGGCTACCACGGCGTCGCCACGGTCAGCCGCCTGCCGATGAGCGAGTTCTCGCGCCACGACTGGCAGGACAACGGCGAGGCGCGGCATGTCGGGGTGGAGATCCCGGATGCCGGCGGGCTGGTGCTGGAAAACGTCTATATCCCCGCCGGCGGCGACGTTCCCGACCGCGAGGCCAATCCCAAATTCGGGCAGAAGCTCGACTTCCTCGAACGCATGACCCGCTGGTCGGAAGAGATCAACCGGCCCACGCTGCTGGTGGGCGATTTCAACATCGCCCCGCTCGAATGCGACGTCTACGATCACAAGGCGCTGCTCAAGGTCGTCAGCCACACGCCGCTGGAAGTGGAGACGCTGGGCAAGCTGCAGGGCGCCCACGACTGGGTCGACCTTGGCCGCAAGCACATCCCCGCGCCCGAACGGAATTACTCGTGGTGGTCCTACCGCACCTACTGGCAAGGGAAGGACCGCGGGCGTCGGCTGGACCACATGTGGGCCTCGCCCGACCTTGCCGCGCAGAGCCGCGCACACCGCATCGCCGAGCACACGCGCAACTGGGAAAAGCCCAGCGACCACGTGCCGCTGATCACGGAGTTCGACCTCTGA
- the rpmG gene encoding 50S ribosomal protein L33 — protein sequence MAKPATIKIRLNSTADTGHFYVTKKNPRNHTEKFVFRKYDPIAKKHVEYKEGKIK from the coding sequence ATGGCGAAGCCCGCAACCATCAAGATCCGCCTGAACTCGACCGCGGACACCGGCCACTTCTACGTGACCAAGAAGAACCCGCGCAACCACACCGAGAAGTTCGTCTTCCGCAAGTACGATCCGATCGCGAAGAAGCACGTCGAGTACAAGGAAGGCAAGATCAAGTAA
- the arfB gene encoding alternative ribosome rescue aminoacyl-tRNA hydrolase ArfB, protein MGKILERANAIAEESFIAASGPGGQNVNKVATAVQLRVNIYALGLPPRVFHRLKELAGSRLNQAGEIVIDARNNRTQEANRREARERLAELIESACREPKKRAKSRVNRVGKTKRLASKKAHGQKKALRGKVDL, encoded by the coding sequence ATGGGCAAGATCCTCGAGCGGGCGAACGCCATCGCCGAGGAAAGCTTCATCGCTGCATCCGGCCCCGGCGGCCAGAACGTCAACAAGGTGGCGACCGCGGTGCAGCTGCGGGTGAACATCTATGCCCTCGGCCTGCCGCCGCGAGTGTTCCACCGGCTGAAGGAACTGGCGGGCAGCCGCCTCAACCAGGCGGGCGAGATAGTGATCGACGCGCGCAACAACCGGACGCAGGAAGCCAACCGGCGCGAGGCGCGCGAACGGCTGGCGGAACTGATCGAATCGGCCTGCCGCGAACCCAAGAAACGGGCGAAGTCCCGCGTGAACCGCGTGGGCAAGACCAAGCGCCTCGCCAGCAAGAAGGCGCACGGGCAGAAAAAGGCCCTGCGCGGCAAGGTCGATCTGTAG
- a CDS encoding LolA family protein, with translation MNALKTYLRKPITAAIVGGMALAVPATLALPLAPAHAQSQVQANQLDRAANALRSITTLRADFTQTDRNGGSLSGELTLKNPGKIRFEYSDDVNLLVVSNGSALTFVDYEVNQVERYPIGDSPLGALLDPNRDIRRYGTLQRASGGVVSIQVQDPNRPEFPQLTLIFQENASAPGGLELVSWVALDSQNQRTTVRLRNHRYGMSVSDSEFRFRDPRRASRRPG, from the coding sequence ATGAACGCCTTGAAAACCTATCTTCGCAAGCCCATCACCGCCGCGATCGTTGGCGGCATGGCGCTTGCCGTCCCCGCAACGCTGGCATTGCCGCTTGCCCCTGCCCATGCGCAGTCGCAGGTGCAGGCGAACCAGCTCGACCGCGCCGCCAACGCGCTGCGCTCGATCACCACCCTGCGCGCCGATTTCACCCAGACGGACCGCAACGGCGGCAGCCTGTCGGGCGAACTGACGCTGAAGAACCCCGGCAAGATCCGCTTCGAATACTCGGACGACGTGAACCTGCTGGTGGTGTCCAACGGCAGCGCGCTGACCTTCGTCGACTACGAAGTGAACCAGGTGGAACGCTATCCCATCGGCGACAGCCCGCTTGGCGCCCTGCTCGATCCCAATCGCGACATTCGCCGTTACGGCACGCTGCAGCGCGCCAGCGGCGGCGTGGTCAGCATCCAGGTGCAGGACCCTAACCGTCCGGAATTCCCGCAGCTGACGCTGATTTTCCAGGAAAATGCCTCGGCCCCCGGCGGGCTGGAGCTGGTCAGCTGGGTGGCCCTGGATTCGCAGAACCAGCGCACCACGGTGCGCCTGCGCAACCATCGCTACGGCATGAGCGTCTCGGACAGCGAATTCCGCTTCCGCGACCCGCGCCGGGCATCTCGTCGCCCGGGATAA